A genomic segment from Frateuria edaphi encodes:
- a CDS encoding glutathione S-transferase N-terminal domain-containing protein, protein MVQSARSRTVLTLYTTADDIQCHRARLVLAAKGVSYERVLVDPAKPPEDLLDLNPYGTTPTLVDRDLTLYDTAVVCEYLDERYPHPPLMPIDPLSRARLRLATVRIERDWLPEVDTIRAGGRPAEAARKRLRENLLASLPLFKASKFFLNPEMSLVDCLVAPVVWRLPWLGVDLGREGKPIVDYGERLFHSQGYARSLTNEERAMRP, encoded by the coding sequence ATGGTGCAAAGCGCTCGTTCGCGTACCGTACTGACCCTGTACACCACCGCCGACGACATCCAGTGCCATCGCGCGCGTCTGGTGCTGGCGGCCAAGGGCGTCAGCTACGAGCGTGTGCTGGTCGATCCGGCCAAGCCACCGGAAGACCTGCTCGACCTCAATCCCTACGGCACGACGCCGACCCTGGTCGATCGCGACCTGACCCTCTACGACACCGCGGTCGTCTGCGAATACCTGGACGAACGCTATCCGCATCCGCCGCTGATGCCGATCGATCCGCTGTCGCGCGCGCGTCTGCGTCTTGCGACCGTGCGCATCGAGCGCGACTGGTTGCCGGAAGTGGACACCATCCGTGCCGGCGGCCGCCCCGCCGAGGCCGCGCGCAAGCGCCTGCGCGAGAACCTGCTTGCGTCGCTACCGCTGTTCAAGGCTTCCAAGTTTTTCCTGAATCCGGAAATGAGCCTGGTCGATTGCCTGGTCGCACCGGTGGTCTGGCGTTTGCCGTGGCTGGGCGTGGACCTTGGCCGCGAGGGCAAGCCCATCGTCGACTACGGCGAGCGGCTGTTCCACAGCCAGGGCTATGCGCGGAGCCTGACCAACGAAGAGCGGGCGATGAGGCCATGA
- a CDS encoding cytochrome c1 has protein sequence MKHILLSMTLALSLLVGSTQANAEEGGAELPSAGVNLRDQASLQRGARLFFNYCVGCHSLKYQRYSRIAEDLGLSEKEVMENLNFTGAKFGETVVSHMPEEQAKTWFGKAPPDLSLEVRAKTADWVYGYLNGFYVDPSRPVGWNNTVFPNASMPFPLWELQGVQTAVKKPGSEDVEKLELSQPGRMTPEQYKQAARDLTNFLAYVAEPAALQRHAYGIWVILFLAFFTLLAYALKKEYWKDVH, from the coding sequence ATGAAGCACATTCTCCTTTCGATGACGCTCGCCCTGAGCCTGCTCGTGGGCAGCACCCAGGCCAACGCCGAAGAAGGCGGCGCGGAGCTGCCGTCCGCCGGCGTGAACCTGCGTGACCAGGCCTCGCTGCAGCGCGGCGCGCGCCTGTTCTTCAACTATTGCGTGGGTTGCCACTCGCTCAAGTACCAGCGTTACTCGCGCATCGCCGAAGACTTGGGCCTGAGCGAGAAAGAGGTGATGGAAAACCTCAACTTCACCGGCGCCAAGTTCGGCGAAACGGTGGTCTCGCACATGCCCGAGGAGCAGGCCAAGACCTGGTTCGGCAAGGCTCCGCCGGACCTGTCGCTGGAAGTCCGTGCCAAGACGGCCGACTGGGTGTATGGCTACCTCAACGGCTTCTATGTCGACCCGAGCCGCCCGGTGGGCTGGAACAACACCGTGTTCCCGAACGCCTCCATGCCGTTCCCGCTGTGGGAGCTGCAGGGAGTGCAGACCGCGGTGAAGAAGCCCGGCAGCGAGGACGTGGAGAAGCTGGAGCTGTCGCAGCCCGGCCGCATGACGCCCGAGCAGTACAAGCAGGCGGCCCGCGACCTGACCAACTTCCTGGCCTACGTCGCCGAGCCGGCCGCGCTGCAGCGTCACGCCTACGGCATCTGGGTGATCCTGTTCCTGGCGTTCTTCACCTTGCTAGCCTACGCACTGAAGAAGGAATACTGGAAGGACGTCCACTAA
- a CDS encoding DUF1631 domain-containing protein has protein sequence MKEANEPNKVVSLSQRQESAERVGDLLGAVRSIAGRRLQLLLGNMFEQVDDALFDLAEKAENNAAQMHYFDGMREVRKRRPMVERSFLAQVSRELTSITTRPAPAPAAGPSSAPVELSLVAENELEESLAITSMTAKNESRLARDLFAVNQRLSVICGGIKIEDSTNPVAPAALAQAFRQAMRELAAEMRVKLIIYKLFDRYVLSALEELYQEINTELVRAGVLPQLRHEVVRGEGPAATAATAAAAAGDAAGDTDTEAELASELLHTVRALFSARRAQAGGVTISGAIGAGGPGAASFAVPTANELLGALSVLQSQLASGPLPSPQAMDPAALGREVAQLKEQLLGQIGALRGERPSQVSAIDEDTIDLVGMLFEFILADSTLPAEMQVLLARLQIPYLKAAILDRKLFAHRHHPARRLLDGLADLAKGWSEESDRDHRVFDKIKSIVERLLHDFDDDMGLFERLGDELQAFQEQGRKRAELAEQRVAESARGREKLELARRRAAREILDRIGSQTLPPLIHGVLARAWANHLVLTILRQGEDSPNFADALRFVNEFIASARPVQTTEDRRTLLRMLPGIERALRRGLANVAFQESDIERLLGQLHAYYRQQLGEVAPDSTTEDVVLPIPDSIQPLLDTEPAEPEPVQDQPTAVAMDNGELIEVEQLKPGTWLEFCPTGDAVTRAKLSWISPMSGRYLFVNRRGLKVGDYAPQELAAALAAGSARILPSEPLFDRAMGAIVDRLSQAAAAGTDDLA, from the coding sequence ATGAAAGAAGCCAATGAGCCTAACAAGGTCGTCAGCCTGAGCCAGCGGCAGGAGTCGGCTGAGCGCGTGGGCGACCTGCTCGGCGCCGTGCGCAGCATCGCCGGCCGCCGCCTCCAGCTTCTTCTGGGCAACATGTTCGAGCAGGTCGACGACGCGCTGTTCGACCTGGCCGAGAAGGCCGAGAACAACGCCGCGCAGATGCATTACTTCGACGGCATGCGCGAGGTGCGCAAGCGTCGACCGATGGTCGAGCGCAGCTTCCTGGCCCAGGTGAGCCGCGAGCTGACCAGCATTACCACGCGTCCTGCACCCGCGCCGGCGGCCGGCCCGTCGTCCGCGCCGGTCGAGCTGTCCCTGGTGGCCGAGAACGAGCTGGAGGAATCGCTCGCCATCACCAGCATGACGGCAAAGAACGAGTCGCGCCTGGCGCGCGACCTGTTCGCGGTGAACCAGCGACTGTCGGTCATCTGCGGCGGCATCAAGATCGAGGACAGCACCAATCCGGTGGCGCCCGCCGCGCTGGCGCAGGCGTTCCGCCAGGCGATGCGCGAGCTTGCCGCGGAGATGCGCGTCAAGCTGATCATCTACAAGCTGTTCGACCGCTACGTGCTCTCGGCACTGGAAGAGCTCTACCAGGAAATCAATACCGAACTGGTGCGCGCCGGCGTGCTGCCACAACTGCGCCACGAGGTGGTGCGTGGCGAAGGGCCGGCGGCCACGGCAGCGACAGCGGCCGCCGCTGCCGGCGATGCCGCGGGCGACACCGATACGGAAGCCGAACTGGCCAGCGAACTGCTGCATACGGTGCGCGCCCTGTTCAGCGCGCGCAGGGCCCAGGCCGGTGGCGTGACCATCAGCGGGGCCATCGGCGCAGGCGGCCCCGGCGCCGCGTCCTTCGCGGTTCCCACGGCGAACGAACTGCTCGGCGCGCTCAGCGTGCTGCAAAGCCAGCTTGCGTCCGGTCCCCTGCCGAGCCCGCAGGCGATGGACCCGGCTGCGCTCGGCCGCGAGGTCGCCCAGTTGAAGGAACAGCTGCTGGGGCAGATCGGCGCCCTGCGCGGCGAACGTCCCAGCCAGGTTTCGGCGATCGACGAGGACACCATCGATCTGGTCGGCATGCTGTTCGAGTTCATCCTTGCCGACAGCACGCTGCCGGCCGAGATGCAGGTGCTGCTGGCGCGGCTGCAGATCCCCTACCTCAAGGCGGCGATCCTCGACCGCAAGTTGTTCGCCCATCGCCATCATCCGGCGCGTCGCCTGCTCGACGGCCTGGCCGATCTGGCGAAGGGCTGGTCGGAGGAGTCCGACCGCGACCATCGCGTCTTCGACAAGATCAAATCCATCGTCGAACGGCTCCTGCACGACTTCGACGACGACATGGGCCTGTTCGAGCGCCTCGGTGACGAGTTGCAGGCGTTCCAGGAACAGGGCCGCAAGCGCGCGGAACTGGCCGAGCAGCGCGTGGCCGAATCGGCACGCGGCCGCGAGAAGCTGGAACTGGCGCGTCGCCGCGCGGCCCGCGAGATCCTGGACCGCATCGGCAGCCAGACCCTGCCGCCGCTCATCCACGGCGTTCTGGCGCGCGCCTGGGCCAACCACCTGGTGCTGACCATCCTGCGCCAGGGCGAGGATTCGCCGAACTTCGCCGACGCGCTGCGCTTCGTCAACGAATTCATCGCCAGCGCCCGTCCCGTGCAAACCACCGAGGATCGCCGCACCCTGCTGCGCATGTTGCCGGGCATCGAGCGGGCGCTGCGCCGCGGCCTGGCCAATGTGGCGTTCCAGGAAAGCGACATCGAGCGCCTGCTCGGCCAATTGCATGCCTACTACCGGCAGCAGTTGGGCGAGGTGGCTCCCGACAGCACCACCGAGGACGTGGTGCTGCCGATCCCCGACAGCATCCAGCCGCTGCTCGATACCGAGCCGGCCGAGCCCGAACCGGTCCAGGACCAGCCGACGGCGGTCGCCATGGACAACGGCGAGCTCATCGAGGTCGAGCAACTCAAGCCAGGCACCTGGCTGGAGTTCTGCCCGACCGGCGACGCGGTCACCCGTGCCAAGCTGTCGTGGATCAGCCCGATGAGCGGGCGCTACCTGTTCGTCAACCGGCGCGGCCTGAAGGTGGGCGACTATGCCCCGCAGGAGCTTGCCGCGGCGCTGGCCGCCGGGAGCGCACGCATCCTGCCGTCCGAGCCGCTGTTCGACCGCGCGATGGGTGCGATCGTCGACCGCCTGAGCCAGGCTGCGGCCGCCGGCACGGACGACCTGGCCTGA
- the nadC gene encoding carboxylating nicotinate-nucleotide diphosphorylase yields the protein MPAALPLDPPDARLIDDDVERAFAEDFGTGDATADLLPADARASASLTCRENAVMAGIPWFNACFRKLDPDVTIDWFVRDGERATAGSVICHLHGRARALVSAERSALNFLQLLSGTATATAGYVAAVAGTGVRVLDTRKTVPGLRVAQKYAVRCGGGHNHRIGLFDAILVKENHIAAAGGIEPAVAGARRLHPSLLLEIEVETLDELRRAIDAGVDRIMLDNFTLAMMSEAVAIAAGRVPLEISGNVDMETIAGYARTGVDFISVGALTKHVRAVDLSLRLQLGR from the coding sequence ATGCCCGCCGCGCTCCCCCTCGACCCGCCTGACGCCCGCCTGATCGACGACGACGTCGAACGCGCCTTTGCCGAAGACTTCGGCACTGGCGACGCCACCGCCGACCTGCTCCCTGCCGATGCCCGCGCCAGCGCTTCGCTGACGTGCCGCGAGAACGCCGTCATGGCCGGCATCCCCTGGTTCAATGCCTGCTTTCGCAAGCTCGATCCGGATGTGACGATCGATTGGTTCGTGCGCGATGGCGAGCGCGCAACCGCGGGCAGCGTGATCTGCCATCTGCACGGGCGCGCACGCGCCCTGGTCAGCGCCGAACGCTCGGCGCTCAACTTCCTGCAGCTGCTCTCCGGTACCGCCACTGCTACCGCCGGCTACGTGGCAGCGGTCGCCGGCACCGGCGTGCGCGTGCTCGACACCCGCAAGACCGTGCCCGGCCTCCGGGTGGCGCAGAAATACGCGGTACGTTGCGGCGGTGGCCACAACCACCGTATCGGGCTGTTCGACGCGATTCTCGTGAAGGAGAACCACATCGCGGCGGCCGGCGGGATCGAACCGGCCGTGGCCGGGGCGCGCCGCCTGCATCCCTCGCTGCTGCTGGAAATCGAGGTGGAAACACTGGACGAGCTGCGCCGCGCGATCGACGCCGGCGTGGATCGCATCATGCTCGATAACTTCACGCTGGCGATGATGAGCGAGGCGGTGGCGATTGCCGCGGGTCGCGTGCCGCTGGAGATATCGGGCAACGTGGACATGGAAACCATTGCTGGGTACGCGCGCACCGGCGTGGATTTCATCTCGGTGGGCGCATTGACCAAGCACGTGCGGGCGGTCGACCTGTCGCTGCGGCTGCAATTGGGACGCTGA
- a CDS encoding ClpXP protease specificity-enhancing factor: MSSNRPYLLRAIYDWITDNQLTPYVLVDATIEGVRVPPQVVKNGQVVLNLAMRAVANLELGNDYIGFQARFSGVSQAIRIPVQAVLALYAQENGQGMMFPTEDGDTPPPAPGPEDAGPGPSGEGPEKPKRSPHLRVVK; this comes from the coding sequence ATGAGTTCCAATCGCCCGTACCTGCTGCGGGCGATCTACGATTGGATCACTGACAACCAGCTGACGCCCTACGTGCTGGTGGACGCCACCATCGAAGGCGTGCGCGTGCCGCCGCAGGTCGTCAAGAACGGCCAGGTGGTGCTCAATCTCGCCATGCGCGCCGTGGCGAACCTGGAATTGGGGAACGACTACATCGGATTCCAGGCACGCTTTTCGGGTGTCAGCCAGGCGATCCGCATTCCGGTGCAGGCGGTGCTCGCTCTGTACGCGCAGGAGAACGGGCAGGGCATGATGTTTCCCACCGAAGACGGCGACACGCCGCCGCCGGCGCCTGGCCCGGAAGATGCCGGCCCTGGACCGTCCGGTGAAGGCCCGGAAAAGCCCAAGCGTTCACCCCATCTGCGGGTGGTTAAATAA
- the purE gene encoding 5-(carboxyamino)imidazole ribonucleotide mutase has product MTSTAKPARVGVVMGSRSDWETMEHAAAVLDQLGVPHEVRVVSAHRTPDLLFRYAEEATGRGIEVIIAGAGGAAHLPGMLAAKTRLPVLGVPVQSKALNGMDSLLSIAQMPAGIPVGTLAIGRAGAVNAGLFAASVLALHDADIAQALDAYRANQTQGVLDQPDPRA; this is encoded by the coding sequence ATGACTTCGACCGCCAAGCCGGCCCGCGTGGGCGTGGTGATGGGTTCCCGTTCGGACTGGGAAACCATGGAGCACGCCGCCGCCGTTCTTGACCAGCTGGGCGTGCCGCACGAGGTACGCGTGGTGTCCGCCCATCGCACCCCGGACCTGCTGTTCCGCTACGCCGAGGAAGCGACCGGCCGCGGCATCGAGGTGATCATCGCCGGCGCCGGCGGAGCCGCCCATCTGCCGGGCATGCTGGCGGCCAAGACGCGGCTGCCGGTGTTGGGCGTGCCGGTGCAGTCCAAGGCGCTCAACGGCATGGATTCGCTGCTTTCCATCGCGCAAATGCCAGCCGGCATCCCGGTCGGCACCCTGGCGATCGGTCGTGCAGGCGCGGTGAACGCCGGCCTGTTCGCCGCTTCGGTCCTAGCGCTGCACGATGCGGACATCGCGCAGGCGCTGGACGCCTATCGCGCGAACCAGACGCAGGGCGTGCTCGACCAGCCGGACCCGCGCGCATGA
- a CDS encoding DUF3301 domain-containing protein → MSQVSDLIALLALAAVAGTWLKFTRARERAVDEARRQCAQHGLQLLDETVGLRNLRWRRVGGRRQLELGYAFEVSAHGDDRLDGRLWMHGDQLAGVSLPSLGTPLHEAGGPVPEAAADNVIPLRPRRPRIEQ, encoded by the coding sequence ATGAGCCAAGTTTCCGATCTGATCGCCCTGTTGGCGCTCGCTGCCGTGGCCGGCACGTGGCTCAAGTTCACCCGCGCCCGCGAGCGGGCGGTGGACGAGGCACGACGGCAATGCGCGCAGCACGGCCTGCAGTTGCTGGATGAGACCGTGGGTTTGCGCAACCTTCGCTGGCGGCGGGTTGGTGGCAGGCGACAACTCGAGCTTGGCTATGCTTTCGAGGTCAGCGCGCATGGCGATGACCGGCTGGACGGCCGCCTCTGGATGCATGGCGACCAGCTTGCCGGGGTCAGCCTGCCCAGCCTGGGAACGCCTTTGCACGAGGCAGGCGGGCCGGTCCCGGAGGCGGCGGCGGATAACGTCATTCCGCTCCGTCCGCGGCGCCCGCGGATCGAGCAGTAA
- a CDS encoding Trm112 family protein translates to MDKRLLDILCCPVSKTPVRQLARGELEAINTAIERGEVDTVAGARVQERLGEGLITVDRKVVYRVDDGIPVMLPEEGIGTVQLKDFPATA, encoded by the coding sequence ATGGACAAGCGCCTGCTCGACATCCTGTGCTGCCCTGTCAGCAAGACGCCCGTTCGCCAGCTTGCGCGCGGCGAGCTGGAGGCGATCAATACCGCGATCGAGCGTGGCGAAGTCGACACGGTCGCCGGCGCTCGCGTGCAGGAGCGTCTGGGCGAAGGTCTCATCACGGTCGACCGCAAGGTGGTCTACCGGGTCGACGATGGGATCCCGGTCATGCTGCCCGAAGAGGGCATCGGCACGGTCCAGTTGAAGGACTTTCCCGCGACTGCCTGA